Proteins from a single region of Haloterrigena alkaliphila:
- a CDS encoding DUF7269 family protein produces MSRTPSTTGLALLTLPAAVLVAVGGVLAVRPALLLERVPELETLLASVDPGTVVFALVILLVLFAPTLGLAGRLRRSGLAPLVDDASDVGFDDSSGGRRDRRAAVGGTIDDRIALATAYDDEPRDVREAARERLLESLRPIAATAYANRAGVADEEATAAIEAGTWTDEPRAAAFLAGSEGPSTPLWLWLLDLLRTADPFVAHLETTIDEIERLQSSATVAAPRSELAGDSSSRIEPAEDSSDPSEATAGVAS; encoded by the coding sequence ATGAGTAGGACGCCGTCGACGACCGGGCTGGCGCTCCTGACGCTTCCGGCCGCGGTGCTGGTCGCCGTGGGCGGCGTCCTCGCCGTTCGGCCGGCGCTGTTGCTCGAGCGGGTGCCCGAACTCGAGACGCTGCTCGCGAGCGTCGATCCCGGGACCGTCGTGTTCGCGCTGGTGATTCTGCTGGTGCTGTTCGCACCGACGCTCGGACTCGCCGGCCGCCTTCGCCGCTCCGGACTGGCGCCGCTCGTCGACGACGCGTCCGACGTCGGTTTCGACGACTCCTCCGGCGGCCGGCGCGATCGGCGCGCCGCAGTCGGGGGAACGATCGACGACCGGATCGCCCTCGCGACGGCCTACGACGACGAACCGCGCGACGTCCGGGAGGCCGCCCGCGAGCGCCTCCTCGAGTCGCTGCGTCCGATCGCGGCGACCGCCTACGCGAACCGCGCCGGGGTCGCCGACGAGGAAGCGACGGCCGCGATCGAGGCCGGGACCTGGACCGACGAGCCCCGGGCGGCCGCCTTCCTCGCCGGTTCGGAGGGGCCGTCGACGCCGCTGTGGCTGTGGCTGCTCGACCTCCTGCGGACGGCCGACCCGTTCGTCGCCCACCTCGAGACGACGATCGACGAGATCGAACGCCTCCAGTCGTCGGCGACCGTCGCCGCGCCGCGGAGTGAGTTGGCGGGAGACTCGAGCAGCCGGATCGAGCCGGCGGAAGACTCGAGCGACCCGAGCGAGGCGACCGCGGGGGTGGCGTCGTGA
- a CDS encoding DUF373 family protein produces MLLVLCVDLDDDLGRKTGFSTPVIGRDPVEEAAVALATEDPEDSDVNVIFQGLHIYDDLADRDESVEVAVVTGNDEGDVKANREVGDEVDTVLASLSTGEDVTALVVTDGAQDESVIPIIRSRVPIDGVRRVVVRQAQNLESMYYTIKQVLNDPETRGTVLIPLGILLLIYPLALAGTVLDMPGFVLGTTSALLGLYLISRGLGLGDRIDEAVERARRSLYAGRTTLLAYVVAAALFVLGGMSGVDELEVVRDATAGEVGAPLMVAALVYGSIQWLAAAGVTTSLGQITDEYIAGTLEWRYLNAPFYVLSIAIVLHAVSAFFLDRVDISYLAAALTVGTLLGIVSTLAFAVLESRFSTDDGEEAGETRTADSA; encoded by the coding sequence ATGCTGCTGGTCCTCTGTGTCGACCTCGACGACGACCTCGGTCGCAAGACCGGCTTTTCCACGCCGGTCATCGGTCGCGACCCCGTCGAGGAGGCCGCCGTCGCGCTGGCGACCGAAGACCCGGAGGACTCCGACGTCAACGTGATCTTTCAGGGGTTGCACATCTACGACGACCTCGCCGACCGCGACGAGAGCGTCGAGGTCGCCGTCGTCACCGGCAACGACGAGGGCGACGTCAAGGCCAACCGGGAGGTCGGCGACGAGGTCGACACCGTCCTCGCGAGCCTCTCGACCGGCGAGGACGTCACCGCGCTCGTGGTCACCGACGGCGCGCAGGACGAGTCCGTCATCCCGATCATCCGCTCGCGGGTCCCCATCGACGGCGTCCGCCGCGTCGTCGTCCGGCAGGCCCAGAACTTGGAGTCGATGTACTACACGATCAAACAGGTGCTGAACGACCCCGAGACCCGGGGGACGGTGCTGATTCCGCTCGGGATCCTCCTGTTGATCTACCCGCTCGCGCTGGCCGGGACCGTCCTCGACATGCCCGGGTTCGTCCTGGGAACGACCTCCGCGCTGCTCGGCCTCTATCTCATTTCGCGGGGCCTCGGGCTGGGCGACCGGATCGACGAGGCCGTCGAGCGGGCCCGCCGGTCGCTGTACGCCGGTCGAACCACCCTGCTGGCCTACGTCGTCGCCGCCGCCCTGTTCGTCCTCGGCGGGATGAGCGGCGTGGACGAACTCGAGGTCGTTCGCGACGCCACCGCCGGCGAGGTCGGCGCGCCCCTCATGGTCGCGGCGCTCGTCTACGGCTCGATTCAGTGGCTGGCCGCCGCGGGCGTGACCACCAGCCTCGGCCAGATCACCGACGAGTACATCGCCGGCACCCTCGAGTGGCGCTACCTCAACGCGCCCTTCTACGTCCTCTCGATCGCGATCGTCCTCCACGCGGTCAGCGCCTTCTTCCTCGACAGAGTCGACATCAGCTACCTCGCGGCGGCCCTGACGGTCGGCACGCTCCTGGGGATCGTGAGCACGCTCGCCTTCGCCGTCCTCGAGTCCCGGTTCTCCACCGACGACGGCGAGGAGGCCGGCGAAACGCGGACGGCCGACAGCGCCTGA
- a CDS encoding NAD(P)-dependent alcohol dehydrogenase, whose translation MEIEAAVVEEEGGAFDIETVELEEPRANEVLVRVVGAGVCHTDMVVRDQLYPTPLPAVLGHEGSGIVESVGSNVTRVEPGDRVVLSFDYDDDCHSCHDGHPAYCEAFFEHNFGGRRPEDGTSPISRDGERLSGRFFGQSSFATHAIATERNVVPVGDDVPLELLGPLGCGIQTGAGAVLNSLEPSAGSSIAVFGAGSVGLSAVMAADLSGCTEIVSIDLEESRLEKAAALGASEPIDPESVDDVVEAVRDRTDGGVDYAVESTGVPAVAEQAVETLTQRGTLGIVGAPPLGAEASYDINDLILNGRSITGIVEGDSAPQEFIPDLVELYRQGKFPFDELVTYYEFDEIEQAVADSENGKTIKPILRVGEP comes from the coding sequence ATGGAGATCGAAGCCGCAGTCGTCGAGGAGGAGGGCGGAGCGTTCGACATCGAGACCGTCGAACTCGAGGAGCCGCGGGCGAACGAGGTGCTGGTCCGCGTCGTCGGGGCGGGCGTCTGTCACACCGACATGGTCGTCCGCGACCAGCTGTACCCGACGCCGCTGCCGGCGGTCCTCGGCCACGAGGGGTCCGGGATCGTCGAGTCGGTCGGCTCGAACGTGACGCGGGTCGAACCCGGCGACCGGGTCGTGTTGAGTTTCGACTACGACGACGACTGTCACAGTTGCCACGACGGCCACCCCGCGTACTGCGAGGCGTTCTTCGAGCACAACTTCGGCGGCCGACGCCCGGAAGACGGCACGTCACCGATTTCGCGCGACGGAGAGCGGCTCAGCGGCCGCTTCTTCGGACAGTCGTCGTTCGCGACCCACGCCATCGCGACGGAACGGAACGTGGTCCCCGTCGGCGACGACGTGCCGCTCGAACTGCTCGGTCCGCTGGGCTGTGGGATCCAGACCGGCGCCGGGGCCGTCCTCAACTCGCTCGAGCCGAGTGCCGGATCGTCGATCGCGGTCTTCGGCGCCGGCTCGGTCGGTCTCTCGGCGGTCATGGCTGCGGATCTCTCGGGGTGTACCGAGATCGTCTCGATCGACTTGGAGGAATCCCGCCTCGAGAAGGCGGCCGCTCTCGGCGCGAGCGAGCCGATCGATCCCGAATCCGTCGACGACGTCGTCGAAGCCGTACGGGACCGTACCGACGGCGGCGTCGACTACGCCGTCGAGTCGACCGGGGTCCCCGCGGTGGCCGAACAGGCGGTCGAGACGCTCACCCAGCGGGGCACGCTGGGAATCGTCGGTGCGCCGCCCCTCGGCGCCGAAGCGAGCTACGACATCAACGACCTCATCCTCAACGGCCGGTCGATCACCGGGATCGTCGAGGGCGATTCGGCGCCACAGGAGTTCATCCCGGACCTCGTCGAACTCTACCGGCAGGGGAAGTTCCCGTTCGACGAACTCGTCACCTACTACGAGTTCGACGAGATCGAGCAGGCCGTCGCGGACTCCGAGAACGGCAAGACGATCAAACCGATCCTCCGCGTCGGCGAACCGTGA
- a CDS encoding polyprenyl synthetase family protein, translated as MERLERRRALIEERLVEVVDGVEPDALRDEVRHAALAGGKRVRPLVSVLACETVGGTEADAVDFGVGIELVHTASLVVDDIIDRSELRRGTTSSWAEFGYGPAIITSDGLLGEAFALFSSDPDATQVVAEALVELGVGEATELSAEPETEEEYMTLARRKTGALFRAAAELGAIAADSDPVTVEALGEYAERVGVAFQIRDDVLDAVADADDLGKPTGHDAALERPSVVQVTDLTPEEANARARAESARAIEALERVEVADPAARDYLVELAEFVVERER; from the coding sequence ATGGAACGTCTGGAGCGTCGTCGGGCGCTGATCGAGGAGCGCCTCGTCGAGGTGGTCGACGGCGTCGAGCCGGACGCGCTCAGGGACGAGGTCCGCCACGCGGCGCTGGCGGGCGGGAAGCGCGTGCGGCCGTTGGTGTCGGTACTGGCCTGCGAGACCGTCGGCGGCACGGAGGCGGACGCGGTCGATTTCGGCGTCGGGATCGAGCTCGTCCACACCGCCTCGCTGGTCGTCGACGACATCATCGACCGATCGGAGCTTCGCCGGGGAACGACCAGCTCCTGGGCCGAGTTCGGCTACGGGCCGGCGATCATCACCAGCGACGGACTGCTCGGCGAGGCCTTCGCCCTCTTCTCGTCGGATCCCGACGCCACGCAGGTCGTCGCCGAGGCGCTGGTCGAACTCGGCGTCGGCGAGGCGACGGAGCTATCCGCCGAACCCGAGACCGAGGAGGAGTACATGACCCTCGCCCGGCGCAAGACCGGCGCGCTCTTCCGGGCCGCCGCGGAACTCGGGGCGATCGCCGCCGACTCGGACCCGGTCACCGTCGAGGCGCTCGGCGAGTACGCCGAGCGGGTCGGCGTCGCCTTCCAGATCCGGGACGACGTCCTCGACGCCGTCGCCGACGCCGACGACTTGGGGAAGCCGACCGGCCACGACGCCGCCCTCGAGCGGCCCTCGGTCGTGCAGGTGACCGATCTAACCCCCGAGGAGGCCAACGCGCGCGCTCGAGCCGAGTCCGCCCGGGCGATCGAGGCCTTAGAGCGGGTGGAGGTCGCCGATCCGGCAGCTCGGGACTACCTCGTCGAACTGGCGGAGTTCGTCGTCGAACGGGAACGGTAG
- a CDS encoding TRAM domain-containing protein: MADCPLADDCPSFSERISGMGCQHYGDRGGKEWCQQYNQPIEDLKTQPVKAGEEVVVDVVDMHESGAGVGRTEDGFIVMVDGVLPEARARVEITRVHSNHARAEELELLPMDPDEAEDDADSDAGEDADSADGTDSADETDGEDDEEAADEQSGKRYQRERLGSRENFWGS, translated from the coding sequence ATGGCTGACTGTCCGCTCGCCGACGACTGCCCGAGCTTTTCCGAACGGATCTCGGGAATGGGGTGCCAACACTACGGAGACCGCGGCGGCAAGGAGTGGTGTCAACAGTACAACCAGCCCATCGAGGACCTGAAGACCCAGCCGGTCAAGGCCGGCGAGGAAGTCGTCGTCGACGTCGTCGACATGCACGAGAGCGGCGCCGGTGTCGGCCGGACCGAGGACGGCTTTATCGTCATGGTCGACGGCGTTCTGCCGGAGGCCCGCGCACGCGTCGAGATCACGCGCGTCCACAGCAACCACGCCCGAGCGGAGGAGCTCGAGCTCCTCCCGATGGATCCGGACGAGGCGGAGGACGACGCCGATTCGGACGCCGGCGAGGACGCGGACAGCGCGGATGGGACGGACAGCGCGGACGAGACGGACGGCGAGGATGACGAAGAGGCAGCGGACGAGCAGTCGGGGAAGCGATACCAGCGCGAACGGCTCGGCAGTCGCGAGAACTTCTGGGGCTCGTAA
- a CDS encoding electron transfer flavoprotein subunit beta/FixA family protein, translated as MKILVTVKEVATVEDEFEIQGTEIADQYLGADLNEWDDYAIEEAVQLQEEGIADEVVTVTIGPEDCEQTIRQALAKGADRAVRVWDDALEGVDLLDVNAKTEILSAVVEEEDPDLVLTGVQAGDDSFAATGVSVAENLGFQWGAVVNHLEHGFDDDVAAVRRELEGGVEELTDIELPAVLTIQTGINEPRYASLRGIRQAQQKPMNVQSLGDIGVDESAVDSELELTDMYEPESESDVTVWEGSAEETASELGDLLRDKGVAP; from the coding sequence ATGAAAATCCTCGTTACGGTCAAAGAAGTCGCGACCGTCGAAGACGAGTTCGAAATCCAGGGTACTGAGATCGCCGACCAGTACCTGGGTGCCGACCTCAACGAGTGGGACGACTACGCCATCGAAGAGGCCGTCCAGCTCCAGGAAGAGGGAATCGCCGACGAAGTCGTCACGGTCACGATCGGTCCGGAGGACTGCGAGCAAACCATCCGTCAGGCGCTCGCGAAGGGCGCCGACCGCGCCGTCCGCGTCTGGGACGACGCCCTCGAGGGCGTCGACCTGCTCGACGTCAACGCGAAGACGGAAATCCTGTCCGCCGTCGTCGAGGAAGAGGACCCCGACCTCGTGCTGACGGGCGTCCAGGCCGGCGACGACAGCTTCGCCGCGACCGGCGTCTCCGTCGCCGAGAACCTCGGCTTCCAGTGGGGTGCCGTCGTCAACCACCTCGAGCACGGCTTCGACGACGACGTCGCCGCCGTGCGACGCGAACTCGAGGGCGGCGTCGAGGAGCTGACCGACATCGAGCTCCCCGCCGTACTGACGATCCAGACGGGGATCAACGAGCCCCGCTACGCCAGCCTGCGCGGCATCCGCCAGGCCCAGCAGAAACCGATGAACGTCCAGAGTCTCGGCGACATCGGCGTCGACGAGAGCGCCGTCGACTCCGAACTCGAGCTGACGGACATGTACGAGCCCGAGAGCGAGAGCGACGTCACGGTCTGGGAGGGCAGCGCCGAGGAGACCGCTTCGGAGTTGGGTGACCTGCTCCGCGACAAGGGGGTGGCACCATGA
- a CDS encoding DUF4129 domain-containing protein — protein sequence MTFGSGTGRRLLTIGAVCCAVFGLLVAASAMPMVASESPASDLLGGSDDESASGAALTEEQAAAAQSGDGSMGGGGSIDGGATSERSDGMPGRELIQRAAASDNPLVQKALYGLASLASLFGGPAGAVDAGGDPAAAGVDGEFGAQLDSPAGSAAYPEIDGDGTLQGDTGASELEDGSDAPEPGDGTETGTEADGGDGETGDGGSTDGSETETDESGDEIGGEGNETDGQSSDGDTGSETDPNADGATDGAGSTTDGSEGATEPNTDGSDDGTDETSTDAGDEDAGLEDSVPGLSDGTLTAVLAVLAVAAVGYVFYTRDNPIGTLRSIPSRLVSLALSAVVACSQGLERAVARLRELRSIADLPGLVLETLRDAIRSTTTRVRAVGASLSPFADAEATDSAAIAETQVTARERIRQAFASVIDAAPMYRASVATATPAEVARRASDAGAPADPVETITDSFRDVEYGDRDPASYLDRTTSAHDQLRSALETTQSEGKTETETGAEPAVEGGEATTNPAEADANE from the coding sequence ATGACTTTCGGATCGGGGACCGGACGGCGCCTGCTCACCATCGGCGCCGTCTGCTGTGCCGTCTTCGGACTCCTCGTCGCCGCGAGCGCGATGCCGATGGTGGCGTCGGAATCGCCGGCGAGCGATCTGCTCGGCGGCTCCGACGACGAGTCGGCGTCCGGGGCCGCGCTGACGGAAGAGCAAGCCGCTGCCGCCCAGAGCGGGGACGGTAGTATGGGCGGCGGGGGTAGTATCGACGGTGGGGCCACCAGTGAACGCTCGGATGGGATGCCGGGCCGCGAACTGATCCAGCGCGCCGCCGCCTCAGACAATCCGCTCGTCCAGAAGGCGCTATACGGACTCGCGTCGCTGGCCTCCCTGTTCGGCGGCCCGGCCGGAGCGGTCGACGCAGGGGGCGATCCGGCCGCCGCCGGCGTCGACGGTGAGTTCGGAGCGCAGCTCGATTCGCCGGCCGGCTCAGCGGCATACCCGGAGATCGACGGCGACGGGACGCTACAGGGCGATACCGGCGCGAGCGAACTCGAGGACGGGAGCGACGCGCCCGAACCGGGCGACGGAACGGAGACGGGGACCGAGGCGGACGGTGGCGACGGCGAGACCGGCGACGGGGGCTCGACCGACGGCAGCGAGACGGAAACCGACGAATCCGGCGACGAGATCGGCGGTGAGGGGAACGAAACCGACGGCCAGTCGAGCGACGGCGACACCGGTTCGGAGACCGACCCGAACGCCGACGGGGCGACGGACGGCGCCGGATCCACGACTGACGGTTCCGAGGGAGCTACCGAGCCGAATACCGACGGCAGTGACGACGGAACCGACGAGACCAGCACCGATGCAGGCGACGAGGACGCCGGACTCGAGGACTCCGTCCCGGGGCTCTCCGACGGCACCCTGACGGCCGTCCTCGCTGTCCTCGCCGTCGCGGCCGTCGGCTACGTCTTCTATACGCGCGACAATCCGATCGGGACGCTGCGCTCGATTCCGAGTCGGCTCGTCTCGCTCGCGCTGTCGGCCGTCGTCGCCTGTTCGCAGGGGCTCGAGCGGGCCGTCGCGCGGCTCCGGGAACTCCGGTCGATCGCAGACCTCCCGGGACTCGTACTGGAGACGCTCAGGGACGCGATTCGATCGACGACGACGCGCGTTCGCGCCGTCGGCGCGTCGCTCTCGCCGTTTGCTGACGCGGAGGCCACCGATTCCGCGGCGATCGCGGAGACGCAAGTCACTGCCCGCGAGCGCATCCGGCAGGCGTTCGCGAGCGTGATCGACGCCGCACCGATGTACCGGGCCAGCGTCGCGACGGCGACCCCGGCCGAGGTCGCGCGACGGGCCAGCGACGCCGGCGCGCCCGCGGACCCCGTCGAGACGATCACCGACTCCTTCCGGGACGTCGAGTACGGCGACCGCGACCCGGCGTCGTACCTCGACCGAACGACGAGCGCACACGATCAATTGCGGTCCGCGCTCGAGACCACGCAATCGGAAGGGAAGACGGAGACGGAGACCGGCGCAGAACCGGCGGTCGAAGGCGGCGAAGCCACGACGAACCCGGCGGAGGCCGACGCGAATGAGTAG
- a CDS encoding PAS domain S-box protein → MSSGIHVLCVDDDPDIRSVTTASLERASDELSVATAATGRDALSRLRDEEPIDCIVSDYEMPGLDGLELLEAVRERDPELPFILFTGRGSESIASEAISAGVTDYLQKGTGGDQYTVLANRIENAVAKRRADRARRESERELERYRTLVESVDDPMYVLDHLGRCTVANDAFCTLLDVDREAVVGEHITEFISRSSFERGIKTVRNLYVNDEESDRFEVTVETDGGDRWIGEANVTVLTDDDGEFAGSTAVIRDITERKRRERELAEYERIIELVPTALFVLDAEGTITWCNDEFADAFAEDVAELQGTAFPALVERGYYADRVMEKYAEEVRRLLSSSTDLERAKYRVRFRSPDGEELIHDVHTRLLPLEDGEFAGTIHAIRDITRRRRYQNELERQNERLEGFASVVSHDLRNPLNVAQGSLELHAEDCPAADDDSIEQVRSSLGRMDELIENLLSLARHGRTVGDPEPVDLERLVREAWNAVETADAVLDCRVDRTIVADGGRLRALFENLFRNAIEHGGSDVTVTVEWLEDDTDTDVSSPVFYVADDGSGLETAPRELFEFGHTSAEDGTGFGLAIVQQIVEAHGWTVTASEGRDGGARFEFEGVTIFDDEPARD, encoded by the coding sequence ATGTCATCCGGGATCCACGTCCTCTGTGTCGACGACGACCCGGACATTCGCTCGGTGACGACCGCCTCGCTCGAGCGAGCGAGCGACGAACTCTCGGTCGCGACGGCAGCCACTGGCCGCGACGCGTTGTCGCGACTTCGGGACGAGGAGCCGATCGACTGTATCGTCAGCGATTACGAGATGCCGGGACTGGACGGGCTCGAACTCCTCGAGGCGGTCCGGGAACGCGACCCCGAGTTGCCGTTCATCCTGTTCACCGGGAGGGGGTCCGAATCGATCGCCAGCGAGGCGATCTCGGCCGGCGTCACCGACTACCTCCAGAAGGGGACCGGCGGCGACCAGTACACGGTGCTCGCGAATCGGATCGAGAACGCCGTCGCGAAGCGACGCGCCGATCGCGCACGCCGGGAGAGCGAACGCGAACTCGAGCGCTACCGCACGCTCGTCGAGTCGGTCGACGATCCGATGTACGTCCTCGACCACCTCGGGCGGTGTACCGTCGCGAACGACGCGTTCTGTACGCTGCTCGACGTCGACCGCGAGGCGGTCGTCGGCGAACACATCACCGAGTTCATCAGTCGATCGTCGTTCGAGCGCGGCATCAAAACGGTGCGGAACCTGTACGTGAACGACGAGGAATCGGATCGGTTCGAGGTCACCGTCGAGACCGACGGCGGCGACCGGTGGATCGGCGAGGCGAACGTGACCGTCCTCACCGACGACGACGGCGAGTTCGCCGGTTCGACCGCCGTCATTCGCGACATCACCGAACGGAAACGGCGCGAACGCGAACTCGCGGAGTACGAGCGCATCATCGAACTCGTCCCGACCGCGCTGTTCGTCCTCGACGCCGAGGGGACGATCACCTGGTGTAACGACGAGTTCGCCGACGCGTTCGCGGAGGATGTCGCGGAACTACAGGGGACGGCGTTCCCGGCGCTCGTCGAGCGGGGCTACTACGCCGACCGGGTAATGGAAAAGTACGCCGAAGAGGTCAGGCGGTTGCTCTCCTCGTCGACCGACCTCGAGCGAGCGAAGTACCGGGTCCGGTTCCGGTCGCCGGACGGCGAGGAACTGATCCACGACGTTCACACCCGACTCCTCCCGCTCGAGGACGGGGAGTTCGCCGGCACGATTCACGCGATCCGCGATATCACCCGGCGACGCCGCTACCAGAACGAACTCGAGCGCCAGAACGAGCGACTCGAGGGGTTCGCCAGCGTCGTCAGCCACGACCTCCGGAACCCGTTGAACGTGGCCCAGGGGAGCCTCGAACTCCACGCCGAGGACTGTCCGGCCGCGGACGACGACTCGATCGAGCAGGTCCGCTCGTCGCTCGGCCGAATGGACGAACTGATCGAGAACCTCCTGTCGCTGGCCCGCCACGGTCGGACCGTCGGCGACCCCGAGCCGGTCGACCTCGAGCGACTCGTCCGCGAGGCGTGGAACGCGGTCGAGACGGCGGACGCCGTCCTCGACTGTCGCGTCGATCGAACGATCGTCGCTGACGGGGGTCGCCTGCGAGCGCTGTTCGAGAACCTCTTTCGGAACGCGATCGAACACGGGGGATCCGACGTTACCGTCACCGTCGAGTGGCTCGAGGACGATACTGATACCGACGTCAGCTCGCCGGTATTTTACGTCGCGGACGACGGCTCGGGACTCGAGACCGCCCCTCGGGAGCTATTCGAATTTGGTCACACGAGCGCTGAGGACGGGACCGGGTTCGGACTCGCGATCGTGCAACAGATCGTCGAGGCCCACGGCTGGACCGTCACCGCCAGTGAGGGTCGGGACGGCGGTGCACGGTTCGAATTCGAGGGTGTGACGATCTTCGACGACGAACCGGCACGCGACTAG
- a CDS encoding electron transfer flavoprotein subunit alpha/FixB family protein has translation MTDVLAITDHRRGDLRDVSYEIVTAGRQLADETGGDLHLAVISGTVDDFAEKVNREGVDAIHTVDYGEEFNHDVYTQAITQLYDDLAPQYVLAPNSVNGLDYAPAVANQLDLPIVTDTIDLETDGETLIATREMYGGKVETTNELEGPAVATIRSTEWPKAEGTGDASIEAFDADIDEGAIGSTVNGFEEVAGGDVDISEADVLVSVGRGIEEEDNLPIIEELADALDATVSSSRPIVDNGWLPKNRQVGQSGKVVTPDVYIAIGISGAVQHVAGMKGSDTIVAINTDPNAPIMDIADFAIVDDLFDVVPALTEEFQ, from the coding sequence ATGACGGACGTCCTCGCAATCACCGACCACCGCCGCGGCGACCTGCGCGACGTCAGCTACGAGATCGTCACCGCGGGCCGCCAGCTGGCCGACGAGACCGGCGGCGACCTGCACCTCGCGGTCATCAGCGGCACCGTCGACGACTTCGCCGAGAAGGTAAACCGCGAAGGCGTCGACGCCATCCACACCGTCGATTACGGCGAGGAGTTCAACCACGACGTCTACACGCAGGCGATCACCCAGCTCTACGACGACCTCGCCCCGCAGTACGTTCTCGCCCCCAACAGCGTCAACGGCCTCGACTACGCGCCGGCCGTCGCCAACCAACTCGACCTGCCGATCGTCACCGACACGATCGACCTCGAGACCGACGGCGAGACGCTGATCGCCACCCGCGAGATGTACGGCGGTAAAGTCGAGACCACCAACGAACTCGAGGGCCCCGCCGTCGCGACGATCCGAAGCACCGAGTGGCCCAAGGCAGAAGGCACCGGCGACGCCTCGATCGAGGCCTTCGACGCCGACATCGACGAGGGCGCGATCGGCTCGACCGTCAACGGCTTCGAGGAAGTCGCCGGCGGCGACGTCGACATCAGCGAGGCGGACGTACTCGTGAGCGTCGGCCGCGGGATCGAGGAGGAGGACAACCTCCCGATCATCGAGGAACTCGCCGACGCGCTCGACGCGACGGTCTCCTCGTCGCGGCCGATCGTCGACAACGGCTGGCTGCCCAAGAACCGACAGGTCGGCCAGTCCGGGAAGGTCGTCACGCCCGACGTCTACATCGCGATCGGTATCTCCGGCGCCGTCCAGCACGTCGCCGGCATGAAGGGCTCCGATACGATCGTCGCGATCAACACGGACCCCAACGCGCCGATCATGGACATCGCCGACTTCGCGATCGTCGACGACCTCTTCGACGTCGTGCCGGCGCTGACCGAAGAGTTCCAGTAG